In Syntrophus gentianae, a single window of DNA contains:
- a CDS encoding helix-turn-helix domain-containing protein, whose amino-acid sequence MNCADRQNLAAEIDQEVPSSPAFVLEKILLKQLEDMATVLESTDSGRSTLYDDIMTMVERSLFRIALQRNHHVKSAASAYLGINRNTFQKKMIKLGLASPKP is encoded by the coding sequence ATGAATTGTGCCGACCGCCAGAATCTTGCTGCAGAAATCGATCAAGAAGTCCCTTCCTCGCCCGCTTTTGTCCTTGAGAAAATCCTTCTGAAACAACTTGAAGATATGGCAACGGTTTTAGAGTCTACGGACTCCGGTCGAAGCACCCTGTACGATGACATCATGACCATGGTGGAGCGCAGCCTGTTTCGGATCGCTCTGCAGCGGAATCATCATGTTAAAAGCGCGGCATCCGCTTATCTGGGTATTAATCGAAACACATTCCAGAAAAAAATGATTAAACTGGGGTTGGCCTCTCCAAAACCCTGA
- a CDS encoding PH domain-containing protein: protein MENRIYAIRKLFAVSLGVDVLLLCVLFALSFLLGGSSLERIVLAVFLIPSIYVFFELWSRKVIVHSQGIRLEKLLRRKELKWSEITNVGVLVLRSRTYLLLTTVKGFFSISNSYENFTNLLQDIAERIEPDKVEEEVRRQMDFHQANRFEIIKIWIAALVMLILIIFKLFY, encoded by the coding sequence ATGGAAAACAGGATTTATGCAATACGGAAGCTTTTTGCCGTCTCTCTCGGCGTGGATGTGCTCCTTCTATGCGTCCTTTTTGCTCTTTCCTTTCTGCTGGGGGGATCATCCCTGGAAAGAATTGTTCTGGCCGTTTTTTTAATACCTTCTATCTATGTTTTCTTCGAACTCTGGTCACGAAAGGTTATCGTTCATTCCCAGGGGATCCGGCTGGAAAAACTCCTGCGCAGAAAGGAGCTGAAATGGTCCGAGATTACCAATGTCGGGGTTCTCGTCCTTCGCTCGCGGACTTACCTGCTGCTGACCACGGTGAAAGGCTTTTTCAGCATTTCCAATAGCTATGAGAATTTTACAAACCTTCTGCAGGACATTGCCGAACGGATCGAGCCGGATAAAGTCGAAGAGGAAGTTCGCCGGCAGATGGACTTCCACCAGGCAAACCGTTTCGAAATTATCAAGATCTGGATTGCTGCATTGGTCATGCTGATTCTGATCATCTTCAAATTGTTTTATTGA
- the moaC gene encoding cyclic pyranopterin monophosphate synthase MoaC → MTHSKEKTGLSHLDDQGQAKMVDVTAKDETTREAVACGIIRMQPETVRLIQVGGLSKGDVFSVARVAGIMAAKKTWGLIPLCHPLMLTGIDVSFNSNPESGEIALEARVKTVGKTGVEMEALTAVSVAALTIYDMCKAVDREMVIAEIFLQSKQGGRSGTFLRSGFSPSPPSGS, encoded by the coding sequence ATGACGCACAGCAAAGAAAAAACAGGGCTTTCCCACCTTGACGACCAGGGCCAGGCCAAAATGGTGGATGTAACCGCCAAAGACGAAACAACCCGTGAAGCGGTAGCCTGCGGAATCATTCGGATGCAGCCGGAAACCGTCAGGCTCATTCAGGTGGGCGGCCTTTCGAAAGGCGATGTTTTCAGTGTGGCCAGGGTCGCTGGAATCATGGCGGCCAAGAAGACCTGGGGACTGATTCCTCTTTGCCACCCGTTGATGTTGACGGGTATCGACGTTTCCTTCAACAGCAATCCGGAAAGCGGAGAGATCGCCCTTGAGGCGCGTGTTAAGACCGTCGGCAAGACCGGAGTGGAAATGGAAGCCCTCACTGCGGTCAGTGTCGCAGCCCTGACGATCTACGACATGTGTAAAGCGGTTGACCGGGAAATGGTCATTGCGGAAATTTTCCTGCAATCCAAGCAAGGCGGCCGGAGTGGTACCTTTCTTCGATCCGGCTTCTCGCCATCCCCCCCATCCGGCTCGTGA
- a CDS encoding YifB family Mg chelatase-like AAA ATPase has protein sequence MMVKVSSATLIGIDSYPVVVEVDVARGLPQFSTVGLPDAAVKESKDRIRAAIRNSGYSFPRNHVTVNLAPADIRKEGTGFDLPIALAVLTAEGVIQGDSAREFMLMGELSLDGTVKGVSGVLSAAQLARELNFRGLVVPEENASEAAMVKGIEVIAIRTLPEIVNYFNGVGDILPSLSCGEDFRGNTSPAERDFREIRGQDQAKRAMEIAAAGGHNLLMIGSPGSGKTMLAERLPSILPPLSFEEAVEITKIYSVAGLLDREEFLIGSRPFRAPHHTVSDAGLIGGGQNPRPGEISLAHHGVLFLDEFPEFRKNALEALRQPLESGSVTVTRASMTASFPARFMLVAAMNPCPCGYHGDPNHPCRCLPRQIRQYQARLSGPLLDRIDIHILVPSVKYRELTGPYSGESSEVIAERVLRARKKQQGRMDGNGMLCNARLSDRQISEFCTLDEDSHRLLEMAMERLGLSARAFTRILKVSRTIADLEDCEAISSRHVAEAIQYRSLDSYRI, from the coding sequence ATGATGGTCAAGGTAAGCAGTGCCACCCTGATAGGAATCGATTCCTATCCCGTGGTGGTCGAAGTGGACGTTGCCCGTGGGCTGCCGCAGTTCTCCACGGTAGGATTACCCGATGCGGCGGTTAAAGAGAGCAAGGACCGGATTCGGGCGGCCATCCGCAATTCAGGCTACAGTTTCCCCAGAAACCATGTCACCGTTAATCTTGCCCCTGCGGATATTCGCAAGGAAGGGACGGGATTCGATCTCCCCATTGCCCTGGCCGTCCTGACGGCGGAAGGGGTCATCCAGGGGGACAGCGCCAGGGAATTCATGTTGATGGGGGAACTATCCCTGGATGGAACCGTCAAAGGGGTCAGCGGTGTTCTTTCCGCAGCGCAGCTGGCCAGGGAATTGAATTTCCGGGGGCTGGTCGTTCCGGAGGAAAATGCTTCCGAAGCAGCCATGGTCAAGGGAATCGAAGTCATCGCCATCAGGACGCTTCCGGAAATTGTGAATTATTTTAATGGGGTCGGCGATATTCTTCCTTCTTTGTCTTGCGGTGAAGATTTCCGGGGGAATACGTCTCCCGCGGAACGGGATTTTCGGGAAATTCGGGGGCAGGATCAAGCCAAACGGGCGATGGAAATTGCGGCCGCAGGGGGTCACAATCTTCTCATGATCGGTTCCCCGGGTTCGGGGAAAACGATGCTGGCAGAGCGCCTTCCCTCCATTCTTCCTCCGTTGAGCTTTGAGGAAGCGGTGGAGATCACCAAAATTTATTCCGTTGCCGGACTCCTCGACAGAGAAGAATTCCTCATCGGGTCGCGCCCCTTCCGGGCGCCTCATCATACCGTTTCCGACGCCGGTCTGATCGGTGGAGGGCAGAACCCGAGGCCGGGTGAAATCAGCCTTGCGCATCACGGGGTCTTGTTCCTCGATGAATTCCCGGAGTTCCGCAAGAATGCCCTGGAGGCCCTGAGACAGCCTTTGGAGAGCGGTTCCGTGACGGTCACCCGGGCATCGATGACGGCCTCTTTTCCCGCCCGTTTTATGCTGGTGGCGGCCATGAATCCCTGCCCCTGCGGCTATCATGGCGATCCCAACCACCCATGCCGTTGTTTGCCCCGGCAGATACGGCAGTATCAGGCGCGATTATCCGGTCCGCTGCTGGATCGGATCGATATACATATCCTGGTTCCTTCGGTGAAATATCGAGAGTTAACCGGACCTTACAGCGGCGAGTCGTCGGAGGTCATTGCGGAGCGGGTCCTGCGGGCGAGGAAAAAGCAGCAGGGACGGATGGACGGCAATGGCATGTTATGCAATGCCCGCTTGTCTGATCGGCAGATTTCGGAATTCTGTACCCTGGATGAGGATTCCCATCGGCTTCTTGAAATGGCCATGGAGCGGCTGGGACTCAGCGCCAGGGCATTTACCCGCATCCTCAAGGTTTCCCGTACGATTGCGGATCTTGAAGATTGCGAAGCGATTTCGAGCCGCCATGTTGCAGAGGCGATTCAGTACCGGAGTTTGGATTCCTACCGGATATAG
- a CDS encoding branched-chain amino acid aminotransferase, which translates to MEIKVNPAAPESRKAKPSDEAKLGFGKFFTDHMFTMTYSAKTGWDYAEIGPYRPLCLDPTAMCLHYGQEIFEGMKAYRGKSGEIYLFRPQENIRRMNNSATRLCMPTVDPEVFQEAVTELVLLEKDWIPHGRGTSLYIRPTMIATEAALGVHPSSEYLFFIIVGPVGAYYQEGFNPTKIYVSEEYVRSVRGGTGNCKNAGNYAASLYASQIAMGMGYTQVLWLDAIEKKYVEEVGTSNIFFLIGDELVTPPLEGTILPGVTRDSVIQIARHLGRTVSERRISMDEILRAVEAGTLREVFASGTAAVVSPVGQFYYQGKEHLVNDGKTGALTKQLYEEILSIQCGEQEDPFGWRIKISD; encoded by the coding sequence ATGGAGATTAAAGTGAATCCGGCGGCGCCGGAATCCAGAAAAGCGAAACCGTCTGATGAGGCGAAATTGGGATTCGGTAAGTTTTTTACCGATCATATGTTCACGATGACTTATTCTGCAAAGACGGGATGGGATTATGCGGAGATCGGTCCCTATCGACCTCTCTGTCTTGATCCGACCGCCATGTGTCTTCATTACGGACAGGAAATCTTTGAAGGGATGAAGGCCTATCGGGGAAAATCCGGTGAGATTTACCTGTTCCGTCCGCAGGAAAATATTCGGCGGATGAATAACTCGGCAACACGGCTCTGCATGCCGACCGTTGATCCGGAGGTGTTCCAGGAGGCTGTCACCGAACTGGTTCTTCTCGAAAAAGACTGGATTCCCCATGGGCGGGGAACGTCTCTGTATATCCGGCCGACGATGATCGCGACGGAAGCGGCGCTTGGTGTGCATCCCTCCAGCGAGTATCTCTTCTTCATCATCGTCGGACCCGTGGGGGCCTATTATCAAGAAGGCTTTAATCCGACGAAGATTTATGTCAGCGAGGAATATGTCCGCTCTGTGCGCGGCGGGACCGGGAACTGTAAGAATGCGGGGAATTACGCGGCCAGCCTTTATGCCAGTCAAATTGCCATGGGGATGGGGTATACCCAGGTTTTATGGCTGGACGCCATTGAAAAAAAATATGTTGAAGAGGTGGGAACCAGCAACATCTTTTTCCTGATCGGCGATGAACTGGTGACCCCTCCCCTGGAGGGGACGATCCTGCCCGGCGTGACCAGGGACTCCGTCATCCAGATCGCCCGGCACTTGGGCAGAACCGTTTCGGAGCGACGAATTTCCATGGATGAAATCCTCCGCGCCGTCGAAGCCGGGACGCTCAGGGAAGTCTTTGCCTCGGGCACGGCTGCTGTCGTGTCTCCGGTCGGTCAGTTTTATTATCAGGGAAAGGAACATCTTGTTAACGACGGAAAGACGGGTGCCTTGACCAAACAACTTTATGAGGAAATTCTGAGTATTCAGTGTGGTGAACAAGAGGATCCTTTTGGATGGAGGATCAAAATTTCCGATTAG
- a CDS encoding LolA family protein — MNRDLSRKNKGPFNRWAYAFALLLISVFLLGWAGSLWAGDAPSLSAVIIRMQEAYERTRDLKATFVQEVSLRSVGKTEREEGILFLKNPRRMLWDYQKPQVKKLIVNPQKAWLYVPGDSVVYVQNADAIFKSKMAVRFLSGMGKLREDFQVSFAEPGAVDQEGNYRLRLIPKAPGLGTDQLNLVVDRKSYQILEGSFTDPYGNATRIRFRNLRVNSGLSDRMFNFKAPAGVEVYNMP; from the coding sequence ATGAATAGGGATTTGTCAAGAAAGAATAAAGGCCCTTTTAACCGATGGGCTTATGCCTTTGCTTTGCTGCTTATCTCCGTTTTTCTGCTCGGGTGGGCGGGGAGCCTCTGGGCGGGCGATGCCCCCTCCCTTTCCGCCGTAATCATCCGGATGCAGGAGGCCTATGAGCGGACCCGTGATCTGAAGGCGACCTTTGTCCAGGAAGTTTCCCTGAGATCCGTGGGAAAAACGGAGCGGGAAGAGGGGATTCTCTTTTTGAAGAACCCCCGGCGGATGCTGTGGGATTACCAGAAACCACAGGTCAAGAAACTGATCGTCAATCCTCAGAAAGCCTGGCTCTATGTTCCCGGGGATTCCGTCGTTTATGTTCAGAACGCCGATGCGATTTTTAAATCGAAAATGGCGGTCCGTTTTCTCTCCGGCATGGGAAAACTCCGGGAAGATTTTCAGGTCAGCTTTGCGGAGCCGGGCGCCGTTGATCAGGAGGGCAACTATCGATTAAGGTTGATTCCCAAAGCGCCGGGATTGGGGACGGATCAGCTCAACCTGGTTGTAGACAGGAAGAGCTATCAAATTCTGGAGGGCAGTTTTACCGATCCTTACGGAAATGCGACTCGGATTCGTTTCCGTAATCTGCGAGTGAACAGTGGACTTTCCGATCGCATGTTCAACTTCAAGGCGCCGGCGGGGGTGGAGGTCTACAACATGCCTTGA
- a CDS encoding amylo-alpha-1,6-glucosidase yields MMQMKWDQEVPGSRETALELEWLETNGLGAYASSTLLNCHTRKYHGLLVASLDSPPGRHVLLSKVEDSLSAGTEEIFLSCHQYPGVFFPPEFPMKAYIWDDYPRFIYAGGDLQVRKSILLVSGENRVLIRYDVDSCPSKAVLRLRPFVAFRNHHALTKENPALSVETGAVKNGFSMKPYPDLPFLFFQSSIKSSFSPCPVWYRDFEYPVEERRGYEWREDLFCPGVMEIPVKTGSSVIVTAALTPFEGQLKKIWSAEEERRLRLVETCDAQGKQLDREEDRSNLSRLLFAGQQFVIRTPSGRPGIIAGYHWFQDWGRDRLISLPGLTFCSGRSQEGIDILNAMASSEKDGLLPNFFAESGDKHAYNTVDTALWYFWAVQQMLKYTGEIDAIRDKMWPAMKRIISNYMAGTSFNIGMDDRGLLSAGDGWHALTWMDAIVQGRPVTPRNGMPVEINALWYNALSFFAELGERFEEPHLLPEDLLNSLRQAFKETFWIEEKGYLGDVYFEGVLDRTIRPNQILAVSLPFSPLEPRQWKGIVACVRTHLLTPVGIRTLAPEDWNYRGFYEGDQATRDRAYHQGTVWPWLLAHYGEACLRIAGNPVETKRYLLNLVRDFMDRHVSEAGLGCISEVFDGSPPYRPGGCIAQAWSTAGLIQLYLRLHETT; encoded by the coding sequence ATGATGCAAATGAAATGGGATCAAGAGGTTCCGGGTAGCCGGGAGACGGCTCTGGAGTTGGAATGGCTCGAAACGAACGGGCTGGGCGCCTATGCTTCCAGCACGCTTCTGAATTGTCATACCCGGAAATATCATGGTCTGCTGGTCGCGAGCCTGGATTCGCCTCCGGGACGACATGTGCTTCTTTCTAAAGTGGAAGACTCCCTTTCGGCGGGAACGGAGGAAATCTTCCTGTCCTGCCATCAGTATCCGGGGGTCTTTTTCCCTCCGGAATTTCCCATGAAGGCTTACATATGGGATGATTATCCCCGGTTTATTTATGCCGGTGGAGATCTTCAGGTCCGTAAAAGCATTCTTCTGGTTTCCGGGGAGAATCGCGTCCTGATCCGTTATGATGTGGATTCCTGCCCATCAAAGGCCGTCCTGAGATTGAGGCCTTTTGTCGCTTTCCGCAATCATCATGCCCTGACGAAGGAAAATCCCGCTTTGTCCGTTGAAACAGGCGCAGTTAAAAACGGTTTCAGCATGAAGCCCTACCCCGATCTTCCTTTCCTGTTTTTCCAGAGCAGCATTAAAAGTTCCTTTTCCCCCTGCCCGGTGTGGTACCGGGATTTTGAATACCCCGTTGAGGAACGGCGCGGTTATGAATGGCGGGAAGATCTTTTCTGCCCTGGCGTTATGGAAATTCCGGTGAAAACGGGCAGCTCGGTCATTGTGACGGCGGCATTGACGCCCTTTGAGGGGCAGTTGAAAAAAATCTGGAGTGCCGAAGAGGAACGCCGCCTCCGCCTCGTGGAAACTTGTGACGCTCAAGGGAAGCAACTCGACCGGGAGGAAGACCGGAGCAATCTGAGCCGCCTGCTCTTTGCCGGGCAGCAGTTTGTGATCCGCACTCCTTCGGGACGCCCCGGCATTATCGCCGGTTACCACTGGTTCCAGGACTGGGGACGGGACAGACTGATCTCTCTTCCGGGGCTGACCTTCTGCTCCGGACGATCTCAGGAGGGAATCGATATCCTCAACGCGATGGCTTCCAGTGAAAAAGACGGGCTGTTGCCCAACTTCTTTGCCGAAAGCGGGGACAAACACGCTTACAACACGGTGGATACCGCCCTGTGGTACTTCTGGGCGGTGCAGCAGATGTTGAAATACACGGGGGAGATTGACGCCATCCGGGATAAGATGTGGCCCGCCATGAAGCGGATCATTTCCAACTACATGGCAGGGACATCCTTCAACATCGGGATGGATGACCGGGGCCTTCTTTCTGCCGGAGATGGCTGGCATGCCCTGACCTGGATGGATGCCATCGTGCAGGGCCGTCCCGTGACCCCCAGGAATGGGATGCCTGTGGAGATCAATGCCCTCTGGTATAACGCCCTGTCTTTTTTCGCCGAACTGGGAGAACGGTTTGAAGAACCGCACCTGCTGCCGGAGGATCTGCTGAACAGTCTGCGTCAGGCTTTTAAAGAAACCTTCTGGATCGAGGAAAAGGGATATCTGGGCGATGTCTATTTTGAAGGAGTTCTAGACAGGACCATCCGCCCCAATCAGATTCTGGCTGTTTCCCTGCCCTTTTCACCCCTGGAGCCCCGTCAATGGAAAGGCATTGTCGCCTGTGTTCGCACGCACCTTCTGACACCGGTTGGAATTCGAACCCTTGCCCCTGAAGATTGGAATTATCGCGGATTCTATGAGGGGGATCAAGCAACCCGTGATCGAGCTTATCACCAGGGAACGGTATGGCCCTGGCTTTTAGCCCATTACGGGGAGGCCTGCTTGCGGATAGCCGGGAATCCCGTTGAAACGAAGCGATATTTGTTGAATCTTGTCCGCGACTTTATGGACAGGCATGTAAGCGAGGCGGGGCTCGGATGCATTTCCGAGGTATTCGATGGCAGCCCTCCCTACAGGCCGGGTGGTTGCATCGCCCAGGCGTGGAGTACGGCAGGGCTGATTCAGTTGTACCTTCGTCTTCATGAAACGACGTAA
- a CDS encoding PAS domain-containing sensor histidine kinase produces the protein MATRKTMTREQFMAELEFMKKQTTEPDTLLGGKIVEDILQEKEKYRLILENLSDAVFLLKIPEGAYEYVSPAVAEVFGYPAEDFYRKPFFIRDIIHPDYFEYCNENWEDLLGGTVAGRYEYKIIDSKGKERWIDQSNRGLFDSNSRLIALIGLCRNVATSRQAATVKENEQRYRRLFESAGDPVFLVDRKTEFIVDANMAALGLYGYSSAEILKLKITDISTEPDKTALALKAAKTNVRKWYHKKQDGAVFPVEATVSCFTQKQRKLVEVVVRDIADRIRTEEGLLESEARYRCLFEENIGVMLLVNPDTGKIVDANSAACQFYGYSKDVLKAKMIDDINILSREQLLRDMERARKRECGHFYFLNRLSNGEVRDVEAYIGPIEISGEQLLYFLVHDITDRKHMEEELVKARQLESVGILTGGIAHDFNNLLAALLGNVSLAKLSLSSDNPAYEKMIQAEKICLQGRELTNRLATFAQGGGPLRKKVMIAAFLRDTVALFLSGSNVRCEFEFPDSLWPLEIDVGQVQKVIRHLIMNAQEAMPEGGAIRIRAENVNVTSGEVPSLKEGSYIRISFQDQGVGIPPEYQGKVFDPYFTTKPVENVKGAGLGLAICYSIIKKHEGYLALSSKVGIGTTFTIYLPASSYTPASVSL, from the coding sequence ATGGCAACAAGAAAGACCATGACCAGGGAACAGTTCATGGCCGAACTGGAATTCATGAAGAAGCAGACAACCGAGCCGGATACGCTCCTTGGGGGAAAGATCGTTGAGGATATCCTTCAGGAAAAGGAAAAATATCGTCTGATTCTTGAAAACCTGAGTGATGCGGTCTTCCTGTTGAAAATTCCCGAGGGTGCCTATGAGTACGTCAGCCCTGCCGTTGCGGAAGTTTTTGGTTATCCGGCAGAAGATTTTTACCGGAAGCCTTTTTTTATCCGGGATATCATTCACCCTGACTACTTTGAATACTGTAATGAAAACTGGGAAGATCTGCTGGGGGGAACTGTCGCCGGCCGTTATGAATATAAAATTATTGACTCGAAAGGGAAGGAACGATGGATCGACCAGTCCAATAGGGGGCTATTTGATTCGAACAGTCGGCTGATCGCCCTGATAGGGCTTTGCCGTAACGTTGCCACGTCGAGACAGGCGGCAACTGTAAAGGAGAATGAACAGAGGTATCGACGGCTCTTCGAATCTGCAGGCGATCCCGTCTTCCTTGTTGATAGAAAAACAGAATTTATTGTCGACGCCAATATGGCCGCCCTTGGCCTTTATGGATACAGCTCTGCGGAAATACTGAAACTCAAAATCACGGATATTTCCACCGAACCGGATAAAACGGCCCTGGCCCTGAAAGCGGCAAAAACGAATGTCCGCAAATGGTACCATAAAAAGCAGGATGGCGCCGTCTTCCCCGTTGAAGCGACGGTCAGTTGTTTTACGCAGAAGCAGAGAAAACTGGTTGAGGTGGTCGTTCGGGATATTGCGGATCGCATCCGGACGGAGGAAGGACTCCTGGAGAGCGAGGCCCGTTATCGCTGTCTTTTTGAAGAAAATATTGGCGTCATGCTGCTGGTTAATCCTGATACGGGCAAGATCGTGGACGCCAATTCGGCGGCCTGTCAGTTCTACGGATACAGTAAGGACGTCCTGAAAGCGAAAATGATTGACGATATCAACATCCTTTCCCGGGAGCAGCTTCTGCGGGATATGGAAAGGGCCAGGAAACGGGAATGCGGGCATTTTTATTTCCTGAACCGCCTGTCGAACGGTGAAGTTCGTGATGTGGAGGCCTATATCGGTCCGATTGAGATTTCCGGCGAGCAGCTCCTGTATTTTCTCGTTCATGATATTACAGATCGGAAACATATGGAGGAAGAGCTGGTCAAAGCGCGGCAACTTGAGTCCGTCGGGATTCTTACCGGTGGTATCGCCCATGATTTCAATAATCTGCTTGCCGCTCTCCTGGGGAATGTTTCGCTCGCCAAGCTTAGTCTCTCCTCTGATAATCCGGCTTATGAAAAAATGATTCAGGCGGAAAAAATCTGCCTTCAGGGGAGGGAACTGACCAATCGGTTGGCCACATTTGCCCAGGGGGGAGGTCCTTTGCGGAAAAAAGTCATGATTGCCGCTTTTCTCCGGGATACCGTGGCGCTTTTTCTCAGCGGATCAAACGTCCGCTGCGAATTCGAATTTCCCGATTCTCTGTGGCCCCTGGAAATTGACGTCGGACAAGTACAGAAGGTCATCCGCCACCTGATTATGAATGCCCAGGAGGCGATGCCGGAGGGGGGGGCCATCCGAATCCGCGCCGAAAATGTGAATGTGACATCCGGAGAAGTCCCTTCCTTGAAAGAGGGCTCCTATATCCGGATTTCCTTCCAGGACCAGGGGGTGGGCATTCCTCCGGAGTACCAGGGCAAAGTCTTCGACCCCTATTTTACGACGAAGCCGGTGGAAAACGTCAAAGGGGCGGGGCTGGGGTTGGCCATCTGCTATTCCATCATCAAGAAACACGAAGGCTATCTGGCGTTATCTTCAAAAGTGGGGATCGGAACGACCTTTACGATCTATCTGCCCGCATCGTCGTATACCCCGGCTTCTGTTTCTCTCTAA
- a CDS encoding glycogen/starch synthase — protein sequence MDENQNRYLFECSWEVCNKVGGIYTVISSKIREAMKVFGENYYLLGPDFKTNLDFEETDEECWNKIREGAAIKDLPCRFGRWRIPGEPKVILVNFSVKYNKDQLLYRMWEDYGVDSIAGGWDYTEPVMFSYACGEVIETIYNLLVRPQGGTAVAQFHEWMTGAGLLFLKKAIPEIGTVFTTHATILGRTLAGSGMDIYASMDHISPMREANAHNITAKYSMEAAAAREAGCLTTVSDITALEAKNFLGRYPEMITPNGLDVEQIPNLVQDRRPALRSRMRLLKAACRFLKKDLPSDTRIIAVSGRYEFHNKGIDVFLDALGRLEKEMKSDQSILVYLFVLGGHTDLIPALQSDYAKGETGTPPDLHAPLTL from the coding sequence ATGGACGAAAATCAAAACAGATATCTCTTTGAATGCAGCTGGGAGGTATGCAACAAGGTCGGCGGAATCTATACCGTGATCAGCAGCAAAATCCGGGAAGCCATGAAGGTTTTTGGAGAGAATTATTATCTTCTCGGACCGGACTTTAAAACCAATCTTGATTTTGAGGAAACCGACGAAGAATGCTGGAATAAGATCCGGGAGGGAGCGGCCATCAAGGACCTTCCCTGCCGTTTCGGGCGCTGGAGGATTCCCGGCGAGCCCAAAGTCATCCTGGTCAATTTCAGCGTGAAGTACAACAAGGATCAACTTCTTTACCGGATGTGGGAAGATTATGGCGTGGATTCCATCGCAGGCGGATGGGATTATACGGAACCTGTCATGTTCAGTTACGCCTGCGGAGAAGTCATTGAGACCATCTACAATCTCCTGGTCCGCCCCCAGGGGGGAACGGCGGTTGCCCAGTTTCATGAGTGGATGACCGGCGCGGGGCTGCTCTTTCTGAAAAAAGCCATTCCTGAAATCGGGACGGTCTTTACAACCCATGCAACGATCCTGGGACGGACCCTGGCTGGATCGGGGATGGACATCTATGCCTCCATGGATCATATCTCTCCCATGAGGGAAGCAAATGCCCACAATATTACAGCGAAATATTCCATGGAGGCGGCTGCGGCCCGGGAAGCAGGCTGCCTCACAACGGTCAGTGACATTACCGCTCTGGAGGCGAAGAATTTTCTTGGACGCTATCCGGAAATGATTACCCCCAATGGACTGGATGTGGAGCAGATCCCGAATCTGGTCCAGGATCGCCGTCCCGCACTGCGTTCCAGGATGCGGCTCCTGAAAGCCGCCTGCCGGTTTCTGAAAAAAGACCTGCCCAGCGACACCAGGATAATCGCGGTATCCGGGAGGTATGAATTTCATAACAAGGGCATCGATGTCTTTCTTGACGCCCTGGGCCGCTTGGAAAAGGAAATGAAAAGCGATCAGTCGATCCTTGTCTATCTGTTTGTCCTGGGCGGCCATACGGATTTGATTCCGGCCCTGCAAAGCGATTACGCCAAAGGAGAGACAGGAACCCCCCCCGATCTGCACGCACCGCTTACATTATGA